One Canis lupus baileyi chromosome 1, mCanLup2.hap1, whole genome shotgun sequence genomic window, GATTACTGCATGGTGAGCTGGAAAAGATTGGGAGAAGGATCCTTAGCCAAGTCCCTTAGCTTGAGATTATTTTTGACTCTTCATCTGTGTCGGTTTGGATTCAAAATCTCAAAATAGTAGTAGCTTAAGCAagatagttttcatttctttagaaatCCAGAGTGGGCAGCTATGGTGGCCCTGAAATTGTCAGAAACCCAGGCTGCTTCCAGCTCACTGTCCTTTGGCTGTGGCCCCGCTAGAACTCCAACCATCACCAATTTGCAGGAAGAAAAGGCTCCTTCCTCGCAGAAGTACTATATTATACCTATATGTATATCTCACTGATCCAAACTTCAGCCATATGGAAGGGCTGTGAGGGAGACTGGGGACATGCAGTTTTTCAGCTGGGTacattatgcaaaaaaaaaaaaaaaacacccctttTACTAAAGATCCATATAATCAAAGCTTCAAAAAGTCACTTAATTATTTACTAAGTAAAAAGGGGAAttgagtgattttaaaaattcaaatataaaggaagagggaaggatggATATTGAGAGATAATTAACagtatggtttttgtttttgtttttgttttttgttttttgtttcgagagaagaagagagaatcccaagcaggctccacattcagtgtaggagctggacacagggctcgatcccatgacctgagccaaaatcaaaactGGGATGCTAACCATctgggccatccaggcaccccaacagtctctgacatcctttttttttttttttttttaagattttatttatttattcatgagagacacaaagagaggcagagacacagacaactcccacaggcagcctgatgcaggactcgatcccaggacctgaggcaggcactcaaccactgagccacctaggcgccccaacAGTCTCTGACATTCttatcaggaaataaaaatgaccagAGAGACTAGGATGTTTCATAGTAGTTACTTTAATACTTAGATTTTAGAATCaagagacctgggtttgagtcttgGCTTGGCTTTGTGGGACTTCAGTTTTCTCTGGAGGGGCCAGATTATTTAGACTCTCCTGCTGAAAAGAGGTAgtcaaaaaatcaaaaccatcAGCTAATCAATATAATACAGTTAAAGGATGCACCACGCCAAAAATGTAAGGGAAAGTTATGTGGGTCCCTGAAGCCACTTTTGCTCTGAGGGCATTTGCTTGGGCCAACAGACCTGGGTTTCCTATTGGTAGTCTTAAtggaacaagcagggggaagtcAAGGCCAAGGTGGCGGATTCCCCCAAGGTGGGAAATCTAATAGGAGCTGGGATCCCACCAGACTACAAGCTCAGGTGAGGATTATGACCCAGAAGACTGCAGAGAAGATGTTCTAAACTGCGAGGAGGACGCAAGACCAAAGGAGGGAGAAAGTGGACCCTGAGAATGTGTGGACACAGGCTGACCCTAGGCTCAGGTTTGTGGCATCGTCCGTGTGTTCCGGGGTACTTCTAAGCTCGGCTGTCTGGCAAACACAAACAAATCCTCCAGGTTAAGGAACTGTCTTCTAGAAGCCCCACAAATGATTTTTCAGACAATGAGTATGGTTAAGTGATCAAACATGTATGGAAATAAAGCAGCACAAGCAAGAATCAGCAGAGACAACAGAACGAAAGACGACTCACAGGGACTTCGAATGGTGAACCTATCAGTCACAGATTAGAATATGGGTTTCCCCAATTTTCCAGAAACTCAAATTACACCACTTTTCTCTTATAGAAGACCTACCTTAATACGGAAATAGcttttttcataaaagtgaaaatcctctttaGATCACTCCCTTAGAACATGTACTAAGGTAGGTCTTTTGTGAAAGTGCAGTGGCGTGACACAAACTTTTGGAAATCAGAGAATACTCTGCTTACAGTTTATGAAAGATTCCACAGGgttgctctgcttttcttttcttttcttttcttttcttttcttttcttttcttttcttttcttctttctttttttattttttaaagattttatttagttgagagcatgagcagggaagaggggcaaagaggaagaagcaaactccccactgagcagggagcctgacgtggggctcgatcccaggaccctgggatcatgacctgagctgaaggcagacacttagctgactgaaccacccaggcaccactggaTTGCTCTGCTTTTGGCTAGCAAGGCAAATGTGTACAAGAGCTTGGAAATCTCTGCAGGCAACCCAGAACTAGATAATGGCCTAgcagatggaaaaggaaaaaagccacAGACACAATAACCTAAAGTAAAAATTCAGTGCTTGGCCTCAATAGTAAATAAGACACAagtgaaaaaaagatttattgaaaatCTAGCTTTTTGGACCTAGCTCTAGAGCTAGGTCCAAAAAgtagcagaggcagaaacaaaccaaaacaaaaagaaaaaaaactgaaagaatgttACAAAGGATAGAGTGAGACTAACACATTCAGTTGCCCTTCTAGAATCAGAAGAGACAATGGTGCAAAGATAATATTTCAAGACAGGATGGTTGTGAATTTCAGACTGCTGAATGACACCGATAAACCCAATGAGTTATAAgtagaatgaatttttttaaaaagtgcaccTAGACACGTTGGCAGTGAAAGTGTCCAGCCATGTGATCTACAGCCATTAATTGCTCTGAAGCTATCTTTTAGTGAAAAATGAGAATACCGACAGTCTTTTAAGATTGATTTGTGAGATGCTGGCACCTAGAGTGTGCTCAGCCTTTGTGTTTATCAGGTAAACCTAGTGGCCTCTTTGGAGTGCGAAGTTTGGGGGATGGATGGAAGTTGGGGAAAACACCCTGCCAAGCACCAACAGCCTCATCTATGGAATGGGTCTAACAATCCCTGCCCCACATTCAAGGGGGAAAAGTGCATCAGGCCCCCTTCCCCGGTGCCTAGTGTGCAGTACTCAACCGGGAGGTCTTGCAAGAATGCACTGAAAGCCTGGGGCATAACAACATGTGACTCCCAGTCTCTTAACACAAGAGGTGATGGTCTCACCTACTTTCAGGGTGGCTGTGAGGCTCAGGGGAGAGAGGGTACTTTCACATGTCTGGCACTACCCTGccacacaaaaacaaacaggaaCCATCCCTGTGGTTTGAGAGCCTTGCCACCCTGGCTGTTGATGTCTGTCAATTTCTAGTTCTAAACTTGGgactcggggatccctgagtggctcagtggtttggcacctgcctttggcccaggacttcatcctggagtcccaggatcgagtcccacatcgggctcctggcatggagcctgcttctccctctgcctgtgtctctgcctctctctctctatgtctatcatgaataaataaaaaaaaatttttaaatcttaaaaaaaataaacaaactcgGGACTCATGCCACCTCCACCTCAAAGAGGTCATtagcctcccccaacccccctgcccctccccaaccccactcTAGCTTGCAGTCAATTAAACCTCAGGAGGAGCTACTTTTTGCCAACCATCTGTTGGTCTAGCACAGGTGATCTCTGGGAGATGGGACATGGTATCAGGAGCCCAGGTTTGTGTGAGCATGTGGGTGCTGTAAACAACTGGATCGTAATTCTCAGCCCTACCCACCTCCTttgcaaaagaacagaaattgtACCTACCTCAGGACTTGGACAGAGACCACATGGTCTCCCTGTTAACCTACCAAGGCTCCAGCAGAGTCACAAAACTGGCAGGCACAGAGCCCAGCAGAGGTCTCCCTTCCTAGGTGCCCTCccttttatggttttcttttgagTAGGTTTGCTAAGTCGCAGGGAACATGCCACTCTATCCTTATGGACATCATCTCCCCAACTTCACTGATCAGGAGACTCCCTCAGGTGCTCATGAGAGTCCTAGCCCCTCCCTGGagttctgattcagcaggtctggggtgaaACCTAGGAGtctgcatttttttaataagCACCCCAGGTGAGTCTGAACATGAGCTGGGTTGGGAAATACTTCCTCAAAGCCATCACTGGGGTTGCAGTGACATCCACCATCTCATACGCCTATGCCCACAACTGAAAGGGAAAGGATGGTTTGGTAGAACTAGTTGGCAATAAATCCATCTTACTCATTCTTTCTATGAACACACTCAAACTGTCACAACCTAGTGTTTCCCAAAGTATCCTTTGTGGTACCCTAGTTCTATGAAGTTCCGAATAAAGGGGTTCCGTGGGGGAAATACTTTGGGGAAACAACACTGCATTCATTGTCTTACACTTGAAAATTCACATTGTGCAATGAAGAAACTCATTTAATGTCTCATCCTGCATCTTTGATCCCCTTTTTCACGAACCACCTAGTTATGCTAATTCTGTAGAATATGTTTCACAGAAACACTGGTTTATTGCTCTTGGGTCTGACAGACTCGAGTTCCCAACTATTGGCTTCTACCTCCTCTGTTCCTGCTTACCAGCACATCCCCTGTGGACACCACACAGCAATCTGTATGGACATTAAACCATAAGCCACAGAGAATTCATTTGGTGGGGTAGTAGTGCTGCCCCAAATGCCAGTCCAAGATGTGCTAACTATAAAACAGCAGCACTGGCCCCTTGCAAACCTTCAGACCAAGAGCTTCCTTCAGGACAGGGTCTAAGTTCTTACTCCTTTGGCTGTCACCCTCACAGCAGTCTCGTCTCTTTTGTGTCTTTGAAGAGTGACAGCTTGAAAGAGCCAAAGGAAAGAGGGTCTTCCAATCATTGCACAagtggaaccaaaaaaaaaaaaaggattatccAGCATatcccaggcagcctggcctgAGCTCCACTGGTTCCAAGTGTCCTTGGTGCGTCCTGGCTGGGCACTGCTCCTTCTGAATCAGCCAAGGAGGCTAGAGCCCCAGATATTCGGCCAGGAACACGGCGAGGATGCGGCTCAGATTGTGTACGGTGGGTGggtgcaggttggcctcagagTCATCGGGGGTGTGCCAGACGGAGGGGAAGGGCATGGAGATGAGGTGGAGCACAGGGACCCCTGTAGGGGAGAGGGGAAGCTTGGTCAGATCTGTGCCTGGGTAAACTCGCCTCAGCCCCACCCTGAAGATACTCTGTCCTGGCATGTGAAGAACCCTGAATGATGATTTTAAGAGTGTGAGGGCAAcatgttagttttttaaaaagatatatccaGTATATCTATTGTTCTCACACACAAATTGTAGAAACTCAAAACCTAATGGATTATGCAAAAGGCCAGAAGGGAAAGAGGTCTTTGACATCATATTGCCAAGTATATCATaggttctttttctcttctttatttataGCTTGcacctttaaaacatttttctttttttaaataacttctatGCCCCacgtggagctcaaacttacaaccccgagatctactgactaagccagccaggcacccttagcTTGCACTTCTGTCATACATAGTTCTATTCCAGGCCTTCATCTAAGGCCACACACACCTCCACACACAATTTTACCCATACAGTAATCCTTTACAATAGTCCTATatagggcatctgagtggctcagtcagttaaacgtctgccttcagctcaagttgggatcctgggattctgggatcctgggatcaagtcccacatcagactccccactctgAGGGGaatctgcctctgtctctctgtctctcatgaataaataaataaaaatcttaaaatatatatccaacatttatccctattttatagatgaggacaccaAAGCACAGAGGCGGGCAGAATGATTTGCCTGAGGTCCTGCCTCTAGCAAACAGCACAGtgagaatttgaacccaggccacCTATCTCCAAAGTCTGTGATCCTAATCCCTGCACTAAGATGGCTTCCCTGTCCTTGGAGCACTTCCCTTTGTGTGTGTCAAGATTCACTAAATGTCTGTCCCACCACTAGACAGGACCCAGACAGATTATGGCCCATCACTGGACTGCTGACACCTGGCCCAGGACCTGCATTGGGAAATAATCACTGAAAGAATCAATAAAGAAGGCACTCTCAGGAATggcatatttgttgaataagtaaatcataaaatttattttttatttttaaagattctattcatgagagacacagagaaagggacagagacataggcagagggagaagcaggccccatgcaggaagtcccatgtgggactcgatctcaggactccgggatcacgccccaagccaaaggcaaacactcaactgctgagccacccaggcatcccgagagtaaaaatttaaaaagcaatttttagcACTTACTATATTATGACATGTACTGTATGAGAAGGCATTCTATGTACCTAATCTCATTCAATCCTCCCAACCCCATGATTATGAATATCCACATACAGGTGTGTTTTCCAGAAGACACACAGGAGACAGGACCAGAGAGCCTGAGTAATCTGCCAATGGTAAGTGGCAGACACTAGAACCCAACCTTGTCTGATTCTAAAACCTATATTCTGAACCCCTCTACCAGAGGTCTTCAGTCCTGGTTGTGCAACACAATCATCTGGAAGTTTTGTGAAAATAACGCAGAGACCCAAGAGTGTGGTTTAGCAGGCCTGAAATGCAACTGAGCATTTCTCGAAGCTCCTCAGATGATTCTGCTGGGCTGCCAGGACCTTAAAAGCCAAGTACTGGAATCTGGGTTCATGGAGGCACTGACAGTAGTAGCTAACATTCTTTGAATGCTTACTGTGTGCCGGGTACCGTGCAAGTAACGTCTTTAAGTATATGAGCTCATTCGATCCCCTCAACAACTCTGAGATAGGAGCTAttagcatccccattttacagatgagaaagatAAGGCAAAGAAAAGTTTAGGCACTTACCACTAGTCCCCAACCCTGGGAAGCGGTCAGGGCCAGGTCCTACCTGTCCTTCCCTTGGATGCCCCCCACCTACCTtttaccccacccccccaaagcAAGTACCTCGGCGGAGGAAGGGGATGTGGTCATCTTCCACAGAACCAGGGGGCTCCCCGGGCTGGAAGTACATCACTTCCTGGGGATGAGACTGCAGCAGGTTCATGCGGTGAAGGCGCTTCTCTGCAGGTGGTGGGGATTAGAGAGCAAAGGTCAGCGCCTCAAGGTCAAACGTTCCCCTGCTCACAGATCAGGGCCTGGCAGGAGGCTTGGGGTAAAGCACTGATAGTCCCCCAAAAGGATGTAGTTAGCTAGCCCTACTACAGGCTGTATTCCCAGTTTCCTCTATTCTCTCTGAGGCTAGGAGGGAGATACCTCTATTATTGTTActatcatgcccattttacagattggaaacggaggctcagagaTGAATGAAGCCACTTGCCCAGGTTCACATGCTGGTAAGAGgtggagccagaattcaaacccagggctACTGGACCCCAGAGCCTGTGTGTAATCACGACACCTGATTGCCATGGGATCTTTGTGTTTCTGCCCTAGTGCCTTGGGGAGAGAGTCAGGAGGTAGAGGGCAGTCTGGATGACCCCTCAGAAAGCAGGTGCCCCCCTCCACCTTCCCCCTTACCGATGCTCCTCAGCCGATGGAACCAGCGGGCTGTATGAGGGAAGTGACTGTAGAAGTTTGGATTCGGGGCACCCAGGAGATCAAGGAGCATGAAGAGCTCCTAGGGAGAGAGAGTCCAGGTGGGGTGTTGCAACCTTGCATCGCCCACTCCCTCCCTCACCGGAACCCAACGGGGCCCTGGTCTTACGATAGCCTGGATCCTGGTGGGGCCCGGGCTGTGGGGTGCAGACTCCATGAGCTGGGCCAGGTGCCGGGAGCCATAGAGGGAGTCTGTGGGTCCCCACTCCTTCAGTGCTTCTTCACCATCCAAAAAGAGCAGCTGCAGAGTCACCGGGGCTTCCTGTGGGAGCTGGTGGTCAGGGCCAGCTTGGTTCCAGGCCTCAGCCTTGACCAGTCCACCTTCCTGCCCACTTGCACCACTGAATAGGGCAAACTAGGTGTCCTCACTCGTAGAACATGGTGGCCAGAAGTGTAGACTCTGAACCAGACCACTGGGGTTCAAATCTGGCTCGGCCACTTTATAGCTGAGTAGTTTTGGGTAAGTTCCTAACATCTCAAAGTGTCAGATGACAAAATGGGGTTAATAACAATTCTAATCATACAGTAGGATGCGAATCCAGgtcctagaatagtgcctgacataGAGTAACCAAAAAGAGTCAgccctattattattgttactccTTAGGCTCATTTAGCAGAAGAGACAGACTCACAACGAATCCTCATACAGTGAAATGCACATGGGACGAATGCTTCCAAGAATTATGggattctaggggcacctgggtggctcagtggttgagcatctgcctttggctcaggtcgggaacgagtcctgcatcaggctctccctgcaggaagcctgcttctccctctgcctatgtctttgcctctctctccatgtctctcatgaataaataaaacttaaaagaactATGGGGTTCTAAAAAAGCATAGGAAGGGAGTTGGGGAGCATGTTGAGTCAGCTGGGAAGGGATGTCTGTATGGAGGTGAGTGGGAGCTGGCCTGGTGaaatggggcagagggaaaggtgtTCCCAGGCAAGAAGCAACATGGCCAAGTGCCGGTGCCAGATCAGAGAGCTTTGTGAAAAGGCCTGAGGGATGAGCAAGTGCCAGGGAGCTTGGGCTTTGTTAGAGGGGGTTTGAGCCATGGAAGGGgcctgagcaggaggaggagatttgtgttttctttcatttatacaTTCCACACATTTCTCTTGACATCCTAACTTATGCCAGGTAATCCTCTGGGCCCAGGGAATACAGCAGAAGACAAAAGCAGCAAAAACCCTGCCTATTGGGAAGATAGACAAATGCAACAACATAAAACACCACAATGCTTGGGACAGTGACAGGGAGCTCTTTCAGGGTGGATAGGAAACCATCTCTGAGGGGGTGACATCAGAGAGGACATTTGAATGAAAGGTGACATTTCTAGCCAGGAAGGTATCTGTTGAAAGAACATTCTAGCCAGAGCAAACAGCAGGTACAAATGCTCTCAGGTGGGAGTAACCCTTGTGAGTGATGAACGCAAAGGTTCTACATGGCCCCATGAGGGCTACTAGAAGGCATAAGGTTTATGCCTGCAATGAGGTGGGAACCATGGGAGGGTATTGGGCAGAGGAAAGCTGGGATTGGACATTCAGGGGATGAAAAGTCCCTGTGACTACGTGTGTGGAAAAGAGGTAGGAAGACATGTCCAAGCAGGGAAGGATGGGGGCTTGGACTAGGGTAGAGTCAGCCCCAGCCCCCCACACCTTCCCTCATTCCTCACCTGCTCCTTGGCCCTACTCAACTCCCTGTCGAGGGCCTGAGCCAGCTCCAGCAGCAGGGCGCAAGGTACAGCCGAATCTGTTGCCCCCACAAAGGGAACCGACTCAGATGCGAAGAGCTTGGAGTCATAATGGCAGGCAAGGGTGAGGTGACGGGCAGCCCCTGGGTCCAGCGTGGCCACCACATTGCCAAAGTCCAGTGGCCCCAGGGGTGTCAAGGCTGTGAAGGGGTCCAGTTCCACATGCCAGCCTGCTGTCAAGGTCCGTAGTGTAGCCTCCAGGAACTAGTGGCAGGAgagaggtgggaggatgggtggggACTGGGGAGGAGGTCAGGAAAAGGGCCATGTGACCTGAGCCATGCACAGCAGTTGGGCTGACTCATAATCCTCACTTTGGTTTCAGTCATTCCCTTGACATGCTTTTGCTGAGACCCTACAGAATGCCAGGTGTGCCGTGACTCTGCAGCTCGATGCCAAGATAATCTTCAAATCACTAACTGTGTGCCAAAGCCCTGTTCTAGGAGCCCTATAGGAATGAGGACAGTCAATggctccatttcacagataaggaaactaaggcacagaaggTTAAGAAACTAGTCCAAGGTCACACTCCAAGTggctgatgtgggatttgaactcagaggGTAAGTATTCAAATGACTGGATGCTTTCTGGGAGGCAATATAGAGATGTTCTTGTGCCAGCTCTGGAATCAACCTGAAGTTTGGGTTGAAACCCTAGGTATACCATTTATTAGCTGTGGGATTTGGGTAAAATGCCTAACTGCTCTGCTCCTCAGTTTCCATATGCAGAGTGAGGATTACATTGGTACTCACCCCACAGAGCTGTTGCCTAGCACACACTCAGCTTTTGGGGGCCGTACAGAGGGCAATACAGTTGTGGTTACCAAGGTGGGATTCTAGATTCCGATTAGCTCCAGTCAGAGCCTCAGCTGGGGGTCTTAG contains:
- the QPCTL gene encoding glutaminyl-peptide cyclotransferase-like protein isoform X1 gives rise to the protein MGWDLAGPKLSAVRDRFRGEAAMPSGGRGRSRLRLGERGLLEPPSPPKRRLLPRAHFLPLLLLALALASATYTIWSGWHHQTEELPRGRELRGRLIGSLSEARLRRVVGQLDPHRLWNTYLRPLLVVRTPGSPGNLQVRKFLEATLRTLTAGWHVELDPFTALTPLGPLDFGNVVATLDPGAARHLTLACHYDSKLFASESVPFVGATDSAVPCALLLELAQALDRELSRAKEQLPQEAPVTLQLLFLDGEEALKEWGPTDSLYGSRHLAQLMESAPHSPGPTRIQAIELFMLLDLLGAPNPNFYSHFPHTARWFHRLRSIEKRLHRMNLLQSHPQEVMYFQPGEPPGSVEDDHIPFLRRGVPVLHLISMPFPSVWHTPDDSEANLHPPTVHNLSRILAVFLAEYLGL
- the QPCTL gene encoding glutaminyl-peptide cyclotransferase-like protein isoform X3; amino-acid sequence: MERRIKRVRLKSFRCRAAQAEEGTGHGIPKARRLRPRGRGLRVANRLLASGTGTAPFPSVSGRLIGSLSEARLRRVVGQLDPHRLWNTYLRPLLVVRTPGSPGNLQVRKFLEATLRTLTAGWHVELDPFTALTPLGPLDFGNVVATLDPGAARHLTLACHYDSKLFASESVPFVGATDSAVPCALLLELAQALDRELSRAKEQLPQEAPVTLQLLFLDGEEALKEWGPTDSLYGSRHLAQLMESAPHSPGPTRIQAIELFMLLDLLGAPNPNFYSHFPHTARWFHRLRSIEKRLHRMNLLQSHPQEVMYFQPGEPPGSVEDDHIPFLRRGVPVLHLISMPFPSVWHTPDDSEANLHPPTVHNLSRILAVFLAEYLGL
- the QPCTL gene encoding glutaminyl-peptide cyclotransferase-like protein isoform X2, producing the protein MGWDLAGPKLSAVRDRFRGEAAMPSGGRGRSRLRLGERGLLEPPSPPKRRLLPRAHFLPLLLLALALASATYTIWSGWHHQTEELPRGRELRGRLIGSLSEARLRRVVGQLDPHRLWNTYLRPLLVVRTPGSPGNLQVRKFLEATLRTLTAGWHVELDPFTALTPLGPLDFGNVVATLDPGAARHLTLACHYDSKLFASESVPFVGATDSAVPCALLLELAQALDRELSRAKEQEAPVTLQLLFLDGEEALKEWGPTDSLYGSRHLAQLMESAPHSPGPTRIQAIELFMLLDLLGAPNPNFYSHFPHTARWFHRLRSIEKRLHRMNLLQSHPQEVMYFQPGEPPGSVEDDHIPFLRRGVPVLHLISMPFPSVWHTPDDSEANLHPPTVHNLSRILAVFLAEYLGL